A genomic window from Methanobacterium sp. BRmetb2 includes:
- a CDS encoding nitrogenase molybdenum-iron protein subunit alpha produces MPYKLFDVSKEIPERKKHIYVKHCSDPKEDLPHCNSKTIPGSMTERGCAFAGVKGVITGAIKDVVHVVHSPIGCTSYGYGAKRYPTTPDLPNGEKFPIPDFNLRYILGTDLQESDVVFGGVKKLKQSILEAAKEFPEANAIYTYSTCTTGLIGDDMDAVVKELSEELDKTVLAFNAPGFSGPTQSKGHHVGNYTLFENLVGTKEPPATTPYDVNLIGEYNIDGDLWLLKSYLEEMGINVLSTFTGDCCHDEICWMHRAKLSLVRCQRSATYIAELIEEKYNVPYMNVDFFSTEYASENLRAIGKFFGLEEEAEKVIADRMAKVKDELEFYKEKLQGKKVFIFSGGPKSWHLSKPLEKELGMDTVAVSSLFEHKDGYEKMKDRVKEGTLIIDDPNSLELEEIIEQYKPDLILGGIKEKYLVHKLGVPSIMIHSYENGPYIGFEGFVNLAKDMYNYVYNPVWDLIEFEENPNPQFNDSITENVKKAAEEESK; encoded by the coding sequence ATGCCTTACAAGCTTTTTGATGTGTCCAAAGAGATTCCAGAAAGGAAAAAACACATCTATGTTAAGCACTGCTCAGATCCTAAAGAGGATCTCCCTCACTGTAACAGTAAAACTATCCCCGGTTCCATGACTGAGCGGGGTTGCGCCTTTGCAGGAGTAAAAGGAGTTATAACTGGTGCTATTAAAGACGTTGTACATGTTGTACATTCCCCAATTGGATGTACATCTTATGGTTATGGTGCTAAGAGATATCCCACTACACCGGATCTTCCTAATGGAGAAAAATTTCCAATACCTGATTTTAACCTTCGTTATATATTGGGTACAGATCTACAAGAATCAGATGTAGTGTTTGGAGGGGTAAAAAAATTAAAACAATCTATATTGGAGGCTGCAAAAGAATTTCCTGAAGCAAATGCAATATATACATATTCTACATGTACTACTGGATTAATAGGAGATGATATGGATGCTGTAGTAAAAGAATTGAGTGAAGAATTGGATAAAACAGTTTTAGCATTTAATGCACCAGGATTTTCCGGGCCAACTCAATCTAAAGGTCATCATGTAGGAAATTATACTCTCTTTGAAAATCTGGTCGGAACTAAAGAACCTCCGGCAACTACACCTTACGACGTTAATTTAATTGGAGAATACAATATCGACGGTGATTTATGGCTTCTTAAATCTTATTTAGAAGAAATGGGAATCAATGTACTTTCTACATTCACTGGAGATTGTTGTCACGACGAAATATGCTGGATGCATCGTGCTAAACTCTCCCTGGTGAGGTGTCAGCGTTCAGCTACCTATATCGCAGAATTGATTGAAGAAAAATATAATGTTCCTTACATGAATGTGGACTTTTTCAGTACAGAGTACGCTTCTGAAAATCTTAGAGCTATAGGAAAATTTTTTGGATTAGAAGAAGAAGCTGAAAAGGTAATCGCCGATAGAATGGCTAAAGTAAAAGATGAATTGGAATTTTACAAAGAAAAACTCCAAGGCAAAAAAGTCTTCATTTTTTCGGGAGGACCTAAAAGTTGGCATTTGTCAAAACCTCTAGAAAAAGAGTTAGGAATGGACACAGTAGCTGTTTCATCCCTTTTTGAACATAAAGATGGTTATGAGAAGATGAAAGATCGGGTGAAAGAAGGAACGTTGATCATAGACGACCCAAACTCTCTGGAACTGGAAGAAATTATAGAACAATACAAACCCGACCTGATACTTGGCGGAATTAAAGAAAAATATTTGGTACATAAACTGGGAGTTCCCTCTATAATGATTCACTCCTATGAAAACGGCCCATACATTGGATTTGAAGGATTTGTAAATTTAGCCAAAGACATGTATAATTATGTATATAATCCTGTCTGGGATTTGATAGAGTTTGAAGAAAATCCTAATCCCCAATTTAATGATTCCATTACAGAAAACGTAAAAAAGGCAGCAGAGGAGGAAAGTAAATGA